From the Lolium rigidum isolate FL_2022 chromosome 2, APGP_CSIRO_Lrig_0.1, whole genome shotgun sequence genome, one window contains:
- the LOC124692866 gene encoding E3 ubiquitin-protein ligase BRE1-like 1, whose translation MGSTGDPDRKRRLSGSFAQGVDTVSPAKRPALPPCSDDKKLDFAVLKYRNKKLSEQLEVHKFEYQALEGKFDDLTQRQRAHHETQDLVNKSWEHLVRDLKALSVCKSGPQNSPGGTGPSNIPSDGACISKDQDFLSRITETGATESSGCNLENHIHSTDVLQNVLLSSTDSWHANKKSPLDLFAALPENECSRELRTTASELSVELNDAIQALSDLHLKHRQLTEKHHNQKYLNARRKAEQKRLKEELANAVAELEESNHKLAVLKAQGDTTHGTPIFFPTLGNKNMPGDNLRDKQKELQDLEACHKEFTDLTSQRLVEIRRLHEERIEILNKLATFQNTLTDLKTISSSKAFQVLKDQLKKSQAELDHYRALLEKLQVDKDKLIWQEREINVKVDLAAIPHRVSVNCESSIAILEQNLRKVVDEKNMLAVKLEETLREPGRNQIISEFKALVSSLPREMGAMQTELSKYKDDASELHSLRAELHSLSDILTRKEHAINESLCRSARAGSEIRDLQSRVCELRQTNCELKLFVEMYKRESTDSRDVLESKDREYCEWAYVQSLKSSLDESRLEQRVKAANEAEAMSQQRLASGEAEIAELRGKMDSDRGDIGNLSELLKSKHEEGESYLSEIESIGQAYEDIQTQNQQLLQQIIERDDHNTKIFMEGVKAKQAQDTLHLEVCSLSRNLRQAKSLMDLYREKIAQLDEKLKVWSEMVGRLSEDGRRHSGSLGNAQRKLADVQGEAQQLRKSMDQVQDKVASSRLEMAGLLVELEKDRFSKRRIEDDLELMSRQACSLRAKAEASSVLDKVQQEVNEYRGILKCGVCRDRQKEVVITKCYHLFCNDCIQKLLRNRQRRCPSCGLCFGANDVKPIYI comes from the exons ATGGGGAGCACTGGTGACCCCGATCGGAAGCGGCGCCTCTCCGGCTCCTTTGCGCAGGGCGTGGATACGGTATCCCCTGCCAAGCGCCCAGCGCTTCCGCCTTGCTCCGACGACAAGAAG CTTGATTTTGCTGTACTCAAATATAGAAATAAGAAGCTTTCGGAACAACTAGAAGTCCATAAATTTGAATACCAAGCCCTCGAGGGTAAATTTGATGATCTAACACAGAGGCAGAGGGCTCACCACGAGACACAAGATCTGGTTAATAAGTCTTGGGAGCAT CTTGTGAGAGATTTGAAGGCTCTTTCTGTTTGCAAAAGTGGACCCCAAAATTCTCCTGGCGGTACAGGTCCTAGCAACATTCCTTCGG ATGGCGCATGCATCTCAAAAGACCAGGACTTCCTTAGCAGAATCACTGAGACAGGTGCCACAGAAAGCTCTGGTTGCAATTTGGAAAACCATATACACTCTACTGATGTGTTGCAGAACGTCTTGTTATCATCAACTGATTCCTGGCATGCAAATAAGAAGTCCCCGTTGGATCTCTTTGCTGCATTACCTGAAAATG AGTGCAGTAGGGAACTGCGAACTACTGCTAGTGAGCTATCGGTAGAGCTTAATGATGCCATACAAGCTTTAAGTGATCTCCACTTGAAGCACAGGCAGCTGACAGAGAAGCACCACAATCAGAAATATTTAAATGCTCGACGCAAAGCTGAACAGAAACGCCTTAAAG AGGAGTTGGCAAATGCTGTTGCCGAGTTGGAAGAAAGCAACCACAAATTGGCAGTCCTCAAAGCACAGGGAGACACTACGCATGGAACTCCAATCTTCTTTCCAACTTTAGGAAATAAAAACATGCCTGGGGATAATCTCCGAGACAAACAAAAGGAGTTGCAGGATCTAGAGGCCTGTCACAAAGAGTTCACG GATCTGACCTCACAGCGTCTAGTGGAAATTAGGAGACTTCACGAAGAGAGAATTGAAATTTTGAACAAGTTGGCTACTTTTCAG AACACTTTGACGGATTTGAAGACCATTTCTTCTTCAAAAGCTTTCCAAGTTCTGAAGGATCAACTCAAAAAGTCGCAAGCAGAGTTGGACCATTACCGGGCACTACTAGAGAAATTGCAG GTTGATAAGGATAAATTGATATGGCAAGAAAGGGAAATTAATGTAAAAGTTGATCTAGCTGCGATTCCTCATAGGGTTTCTGTGAATTGTGAGTCAAGCATTGCAATTTTAGAACAGAATCTGCGGAAAGTAGTTGATGAAAAGAATATGCTTGCGGTGAAACTCGAAGAAACTTTGAGAGAACCTG GCCGGAACCAAATAATATCAGAATTTAAAGCGCTGGTGTCATCATTGCCAAGAGAAATGGGTGCTATGCAAACTGAACTGTCCAAGTACAAGGATGATGCTTCAGAATTGCACTCATTGCGAGCCGAACTTCACTCCCTTTCTGATATTCTGACAAGAAAG GAGCATGCTATCAATGAATCATTATGTAGATCAGCTCGTGCTGGGTCTGAAATAAGGGATCTACAGTCCAGG GTTTGTGAACTAAGGCAAACGAATTGCGAGTTGAAGCTCTTTGTGGAAATGTATAAGCGCGAATCTACTGATTCTAG AGATGTGCTGGAGTCCAAAGATAGAGAATACTGTGAATGGGCTTATGTCCAGAGCCTCAAATCTTCTCTTGATGAGAGTAGGCTAGAACAGCGTGTTAAGGCAGCCAATGAAGCTGAAGCAATGTCTCAGCAGAGACTAGCAAGTGGTGAAGCTGAGATTGCTGAATTAAGGGGGAAGATGGACAGTGACAGAGG ggatattggtaattTATCTGAATTGCTGAAATCAAAACACGAGGAAGGTGAATCTTACCTGTCAGAGATCGAG AGTATTGGACAAGCATATGAAGATATACAAACACAAAATCAACAATTGCTACAGCAAATTATTGAGAGAGATGATCACAATACAAAG ATCTTTATGGAAGGTGTTAAAGCGAAACAGGCGCAGGACACTTTGCATTTAGAGGTATGCAGCTTGAGCAGGAATTTACGGCAGGCAAAGAGCTTGATGGATCTCTACAGAGAGAAAATTGCTCAGTTAGATGAGAAG TTAAAAGTTTGGTCAGAGATGGTAGGGAGACTTTCAGAGGATGGACGGAGACATTCTGGTTCTTTGGGCAATGCTCAAAGAAAACTGGCGGATGTACAGGGAGAGGCTCAACAGTTGAGGAAGTCAATGGATCAAGTACAAGACAAGGTTGCAAGCAGTCGATTGGAAATGGCTGGGCTGCTTGTAGAATTAGAGAAGGACAG GTTTAGTAAGAGAAGAATTGAGGATGACTTGGAACTGATGTCAAGGCAAGCCTGTTCTCTTAGAGCAAAGGCAGAGGCATCATCAGTGCTGGATAAGGTTCAGCAGGAGGTCAATGAGTACAGGGGGATACTGAAGTGTGGTGTCTGTCGCGACCGACAGAAAGAG GTTGTGATTACGAAGTGCTACCATCTTTTCTGCAATGACTGTATACAGAAATTACTCAGAAATCGTCAGCGAAGATGTCCTTCCTGTGGATTATGCTTCGGTGCTAATGATGTGAAGCCGATTTATATATGA